In Campylobacter mucosalis, a single window of DNA contains:
- the nfo gene encoding deoxyribonuclease IV, with protein sequence MRYFGAHVSASGGVENAPLNAAKIGANAFALFVKNQRQWSAKPLTQESIQNFKQNCQIAKIDSRHILPHDSYLINLGHYDEAKREQSFEAFMDEIKRVEQLGLSLLNFHPGSHLNQIDEKTCLKLIAECMNNAIKQSQNVKLVIENTAGQGSNLGYKFEHLAFLIDLIDDKSRVGVCLDTCHTFAAGYDLRDQRAYKKTMGEFDSIVGYEFLSAMHLNDTKFGLGSKKDRHESLGKGHLGIEAFKCIVNDEHTHDIPLVLETIDENIWTDEIALLRSLQG encoded by the coding sequence ATGAGATACTTTGGTGCCCACGTAAGTGCTAGTGGCGGAGTAGAAAATGCACCGCTAAATGCCGCAAAAATAGGTGCGAATGCGTTTGCTTTATTTGTCAAAAATCAACGTCAGTGGAGTGCAAAACCGCTCACGCAAGAGAGTATACAAAATTTTAAACAAAACTGCCAAATAGCTAAAATAGACTCAAGACACATACTCCCTCACGACAGCTATCTAATAAATTTAGGGCATTATGATGAGGCAAAACGAGAGCAGTCGTTTGAGGCATTTATGGATGAGATAAAACGTGTAGAACAGCTTGGACTCTCTCTTTTAAATTTCCACCCAGGCTCACATCTAAACCAAATAGATGAAAAAACTTGCCTTAAACTAATAGCTGAGTGTATGAACAACGCCATAAAACAGAGTCAAAACGTCAAACTCGTCATAGAAAACACGGCTGGTCAAGGCTCAAATTTGGGTTATAAATTTGAACACTTAGCATTTTTAATCGACCTAATAGATGATAAAAGCAGAGTTGGCGTGTGCCTTGATACCTGTCACACGTTTGCAGCTGGATATGATTTAAGGGATCAAAGAGCTTATAAAAAGACTATGGGCGAATTTGATAGCATTGTAGGGTATGAGTTTTTATCAGCTATGCACCTAAATGATACAAAATTTGGGCTTGGCTCAAAAAAGGATCGCCACGAAAGTCTTGGCAAAGGACATTTGGGGATTGAAGCGTTTAAGTGCATAGTAAACGACGAGCATACGCACGATATACCACTTGTGTTAGAAACGATAGATGAGAACATTTGGACTGATGAGATAGCCTTGCTTCGTAGCCTTCAAGGCTAA
- the nhaA gene encoding Na+/H+ antiporter NhaA: MKHIKANIQEFLHHESMGGALLIAATILALVCNNTFLSEFYTEFLKTRVSVTIDEFSIDKPLILWINDGLMAMFFFLIGLELKRELLEGELKSLSQLTLPAIAGLGGIIAPALIFYAFTKNDSFAVQGWAIPTATDTAFAIGILSMLGTRIPPSLKIFLVALAIIDDVCAILIMALFYTKELSLFSFGIGGICVAVLFVLNLLNVKNKAVYLFVGIIFWTAVLKSGVHATLAGIITAFFIPLKFKDDKRSMLKNIEHDLHGVVAFIVLPIFAFANAGISLSDVSMAHLFSAVPLGTMLGLFIGKQLGIFGFSFLAIKLGFAKIPKGINFVQLYGLSALCGIGFTMSLFINGLSYGDSDMFAYTDRLAILLGSVCSGILGFLVLRFAPQRCDI; the protein is encoded by the coding sequence ATGAAACACATTAAGGCAAATATTCAAGAGTTCTTGCACCACGAGTCGATGGGTGGGGCTTTGCTTATAGCTGCCACCATACTTGCTTTGGTGTGCAATAACACCTTTTTAAGTGAGTTTTACACCGAGTTTTTAAAGACAAGAGTTAGTGTAACGATAGACGAATTTAGCATAGACAAACCGCTCATTTTATGGATAAATGACGGGCTTATGGCGATGTTTTTCTTTTTAATCGGACTTGAGCTTAAACGTGAGCTTTTAGAAGGGGAGCTTAAAAGCCTTTCACAGCTTACACTCCCTGCTATTGCTGGACTTGGTGGTATCATCGCACCTGCACTAATTTTTTATGCATTTACTAAGAATGATAGCTTTGCTGTGCAGGGTTGGGCGATACCGACGGCAACAGACACTGCATTTGCGATAGGAATTTTAAGTATGCTGGGCACTCGCATACCGCCTAGTCTTAAAATTTTTCTAGTTGCTCTTGCTATTATTGATGATGTTTGTGCTATTTTGATAATGGCGCTTTTTTACACAAAAGAGCTTTCGCTATTTTCATTTGGCATAGGGGGAATTTGCGTAGCGGTGCTTTTTGTTTTAAATTTACTAAATGTAAAAAACAAGGCGGTTTATCTCTTTGTCGGTATTATTTTTTGGACAGCAGTGCTAAAATCTGGCGTTCACGCCACACTTGCTGGTATTATAACTGCGTTTTTTATACCGCTAAAATTTAAAGACGATAAGCGTTCAATGCTAAAAAATATAGAGCACGATTTGCACGGCGTTGTGGCATTTATAGTGTTGCCGATTTTTGCCTTTGCAAATGCTGGAATTTCTTTAAGCGATGTTAGTATGGCTCATCTTTTTTCAGCAGTTCCGCTTGGAACAATGCTTGGGCTTTTTATTGGTAAGCAACTTGGAATTTTTGGATTTAGTTTTTTAGCTATCAAACTTGGGTTTGCAAAGATTCCAAAAGGTATAAATTTCGTGCAACTTTATGGGCTTTCAGCACTTTGTGGTATTGGTTTTACGATGAGTTTGTTTATAAACGGACTATCTTATGGTGATTCTGATATGTTTGCATATACTGATAGACTTGCTATATTGCTTGGCTCTGTTTGTAGTGGAATTTTGGGCTTTTTAGTGCTTAGATTTGCTCCACAAAGATGTGACATTTAG
- the nhaA gene encoding Na+/H+ antiporter NhaA yields MNSIREFLKHESMGGVLLMCATILALVCNNTFLSEFYGTFLHTKFSVSFGEFGLSKPLILWINDGLMAIFFFLIGLELKREVLEGELKNPAQIALPALAGLGGIIAPALIFYAFTKNDSFAVQGWAIPTATDIAFALGILSLLGSRVPTALKIFLMTLAIIDDLCAIIIIALFYTSELSFISLGIGGVCIAVLAILNRLSVASKVAYLVVGLIFWTAVLKSGVHATLAGVITAFFVPLNIKGKSMLKEIEHDLHGWVAFGVLPIFAFANAGISLKGVEPSLLFSAVPLATMLGLFVGKQLGVFTFSFLAIKFRLANLPENTSWTQLYGVSVLCGVGFTMSIFVNGLAYADSDAFLYTDRLAILIGSVASGIFGYLILLFADKK; encoded by the coding sequence GGGTGGTGTGCTTTTGATGTGTGCTACGATTTTGGCACTTGTGTGTAACAACACCTTTTTAAGCGAATTTTACGGGACATTTTTACATACTAAATTTAGTGTTAGCTTTGGCGAATTTGGGTTATCAAAACCGCTTATTTTGTGGATAAATGACGGGCTTATGGCGATTTTTTTCTTTTTAATCGGACTTGAGCTTAAACGTGAAGTGCTTGAAGGTGAGCTTAAAAATCCAGCCCAAATCGCACTTCCCGCACTTGCTGGACTTGGCGGTATCATCGCACCTGCACTAATTTTTTATGCATTTACTAAGAATGATAGCTTTGCTGTTCAGGGCTGGGCGATACCGACGGCGACTGATATTGCCTTTGCACTTGGGATTTTAAGCCTTCTTGGCTCTCGTGTGCCGACCGCTCTAAAAATCTTCTTAATGACTCTAGCGATAATTGACGACTTGTGTGCCATTATCATCATCGCTCTTTTTTACACGAGTGAGCTTAGCTTTATCTCGCTTGGCATCGGTGGCGTCTGTATCGCTGTCTTGGCGATTTTAAACAGATTAAGCGTGGCAAGTAAAGTAGCATATCTTGTTGTTGGGCTAATTTTTTGGACGGCGGTGCTAAAATCTGGCGTTCACGCCACACTTGCAGGGGTTATCACGGCATTTTTTGTGCCACTAAACATAAAAGGCAAATCAATGCTAAAAGAGATAGAACACGACCTACACGGCTGGGTGGCGTTTGGGGTTTTGCCGATTTTTGCCTTTGCAAATGCCGGAATTTCACTAAAAGGCGTTGAGCCTAGTCTGCTATTTTCGGCTGTGCCACTTGCTACTATGCTTGGACTTTTTGTCGGCAAACAGCTTGGTGTTTTTACGTTTAGCTTTTTAGCGATTAAATTTCGCCTTGCAAATTTGCCAGAAAATACGAGCTGGACGCAACTTTACGGCGTTAGTGTGCTTTGCGGGGTTGGCTTTACGATGAGTATATTTGTAAATGGCTTAGCTTACGCCGACTCAGACGCATTTTTATACACAGATAGACTTGCGATTTTAATCGGCTCGGTTGCTTCTGGGATATTTGGATATTTAATCTTGCTATTTGCGGATAAAAAATGA